A genome region from Hippopotamus amphibius kiboko isolate mHipAmp2 chromosome 1, mHipAmp2.hap2, whole genome shotgun sequence includes the following:
- the SPARC gene encoding SPARC, translating into MRAWIFFLLCLAGRALAAPQQEALPDETEVVEETVAEVSEVPVGANPVQVEVGEFDEGAEGAEEEVVAENPCQNHHCKHGKVCELDENNSPMCVCQDPTSCPAPIGEFEKVCSNDNKTFDSSCHFFATKCTLEGTKKGHKLHLDYIGPCKYIPPCLDSELTEFPLRMRDWLKNVLVTLYERDEDNNLLTEKQKLRVKKIHENEKRLEAGDHPVELLARDFEKNYNMYIFPVHWQFGQLDQHPIDGYLSHTELAPLRAPLIPMEHCTTRFFETCDLDHDKYIALDEWAGCFGIKEQDIDKDLVI; encoded by the exons ATGAGGGCCTGGatcttcttcctcctttgcctGGCTGGGAGGGCCTTGGCAGCCCCT CAACAGGAAGCCCTGCCTGATGAGACAGAGGTGGTGGAGGAAACCGTGGCTGAGGTATCCGAG GTACCTGTGGGAGCCAACCCCGTCCAGGTGGAAGTAGGAGAATTTGATGAAGGTGCCGAGGGAGccgaggaggaggtggtggcggAAA ACCCCTGCCAGAACCACCACTGCAAACACGGCAAGGTGTGTGAGCTGGACGAGAACAACAGCCCCATGTGCGTGTGCCAGGACCCCACCAGCTGCCCTGCCCCCATCGGCGAGTTTGAGAAG GTGTGCAGCAATGACAACAAGACCTTCGACTCTTCCTGCCACTTCTTTGCCACCAAGTGCACACTGGAGGGCACCAAGAAGGGTCACAAACTCCACCTGGACTACATCGGGCCTTGTAAAT ACATCCCTCCCTGCCTGGACTCCGAGCTGACCGAATTCCCCCTGCGCATGCGGGACTGGCTCAAGAACGTCCTGGTCACGCTGTACGAGAGGGACGAGGACAACAACCTTCTGACCGAGAAGCAGAAGCTGCGA GTGAAGAAGATCCACGAGAATGAGAAGCGCCTGGAAGCCGGAGACCACCCTGTGGAGCTGCTGGCCCGGGACTTTGAGAAGAACTACAACATGTACATCTTCCCTGTGCACTGGCAGTTTGGGCAGCTGGACCAGCATCCCATTGATGG GTACCTGTCTCACACCGAGCTGGCCCCACTGCGTGCGCCCCTCATCCCCATGGAGCACTGCACCACTCGCTTTTTCGAGACCTGTGACCTGGACCACGACAAGTACATCGCCCTGGACGAGTGGGCCGGCTGCTTCGGCATCAAGGAGC